The following are from one region of the Syngnathus acus chromosome 10, fSynAcu1.2, whole genome shotgun sequence genome:
- the LOC119128095 gene encoding phosphofurin acidic cluster sorting protein 1-like isoform X2 — MERGLGGLPQPSKPVSISSNRPVHMNLFATWEVDRSSPSCVPRLFSLTLKKLVLLKELDKDLTSVVVAVKLQGSKRILRSNEIVLSSSGLTETDLQLTFSLQYPHFLKRDANKLQIMLQRRKRYKNRTILGYKTLALGLINMAEVMQHPSEGAQVLGLHSQLKDASLPVAEMRVYSLSSQPIDHEGPKAKMSDRSPDIDNYSEEEEESYSSEQEGSDDPIHGQYLYDEDEEVRKKKPRRKLTSNAAITRQPNIKQKFVALLKRFKVTDEVGFGLEHVSREQIQEVEEDLDELYDSLEMYNPSDSGPDMEETDSIMSTPKPKLRPFFEGMSQSSSQTEIGSLNSKGSLGRDTLSPGEPPSADKMKTSRSRILDEALSESETLEGADLELLADAAPCITVSVPEKPRTPMKTGKNESQPAPSPRLDGGHTPSRQKRSSTTPIKSKAPSERANSSDSERSPEMGHGTPAMYDQLNHILLADSALPESLILVNGGDWQGQYVLEQLQMHKQPVVCTCSPAEIQAVLSAILTRIQKFCNCNASMPRAVKVVAVGSQNYLAAILQFFVTQLANKTSDWLNHMRFLVVPLGSHPVAKHLGALDNRYSSSFLDGAWRDVFSRTEPPPTDQLDVAGRIVQFISGATLMHQLPIAEAMLTCKHRTREEESYQKFIPFIGVVKVGVIESGPLQAGDADEGVAVSLAVPSSSPPSHGSPAGMIKEAATPPSSPSMGSVAVQGSPGMSHGVDAIGLQVDYWLASLADKRREGERRDTACKNTLKSAFRSLQVSRLPGGGAGGGGEPHGVQFSTMAMTVVTKEKNKKVATIFLGKKPKEKEVDSKSQVIEGISRLICSAKQQQTILKVSIDGVEWNDVKFFQLAAQWPTHVKYLPVGLFGYTKPPS, encoded by the exons ATGGAGCGAGGCTTAGGGGGGCTTCCGCAGCCCTCCAAGCCGGTCAGCATCTCATCCAACCGGCCAGTTCACATGAACTTGTTCGCCACCTGGGAAGTGGACCGTTCTTCGCCCAGCTGCGTGCCCAG GCTCTTCAGCTTGACCCTGAAGAAACTGGTCTTGCTCAAGGAGCTGGACAAAGACCTCACCTCGGTGGTCGTCGCCGTCAAACTGCAG GGTTCCAAGCGAATCCTTCGCTCCAACGAGATTGTTCTGTCGTCGTCGGGCCTGACGGAGACCGACCTTCAGCTCACCTTCTCTCTGCAG TACCCTCACTTCCTGAAGAGGGACGCCAACAAGCTGCAGATCATGCTGCAGCGCCGTAAGCGCTACAAGAACCGGACCATCTTGGGCTACAAGACGCTCGCCCTGGGCCTCATCAACATGGCCGAG GTGATGCAACACCCGAGCGAGGGTGCCCAGGTTCTTGGCTTGCATAGCCAGCTGAAGGACGCCTCGCTTCCCGTGGCCGAGATGCGCGTCTACTCGCTGTCCAGCCAACCCATCGACCACGAGGGACCCAAGGCCAAGATGTCGG ACCGATCTCCGGACATCGACAACTActctgaggaggaagaggagagctACTCATCTGAGCAGGAGGGTAGCGACGATCCCATCCACGGACAA TACCTGTAcgatgaagatgaggaagtGAGGAAGAAAAAGCCCAGACGGAAGTTGACGTCAAACGCCGCCATCACCAGG CAGCCAAATATCAAGCAGAAATTTGTGGCCTTGCTGAAGAGGTTTAAAGTCACTGACGAG GTGGGCTTCGGTCTGGAGCACGTGTCCAGGGAACAGATCCAGGAAGTGGAGGAGGACCTGGACGAGCTCTACGATAGCCTAGAGATGTACAACCCAAGCGACAGCGGGCCCGACATGGAGGAGACCGACAGCATCATGAGCACACCCAAACCAAAACTCAG GCCCTTCTTCGAGGGCATGTCTCAGTCCAGCTCCCAGACGGAGATCGGAAGTCTTAACAGCAAAGGCAGTTTGGGCCGGGACACTCTGAGCCCG GGGGAGCCGCCTTCTGCGGACAAGATGAAAACATCCCGCAGCCGCATTCTAGATGAGGCACTGTCAGAGAGCGAGACGCTG gAAGGGGCAGATCTGGAGCTGCTCGCTGACGCCGCGCCCTGCATCACAGTGTCTGTGCCGGAAAAACCCCGTACACCCATGAAGACGGGCAAAAACGAAAGTCAACCGGCGCCGTCACCACG GTTGGACGGAGGCCACACCCCTTCACGGCAGAAGCgcagcagcaccacccctATCAAATCCAAAGCGCCGAGCGAGCGCGCCAACAGCTCCGACTCGGAGAGGTCTCCCGAGATGGGCCACGGCACGCCG GCCATGTACGACCAGCTCAACCACATCCTGTTGGCTGACTCCGCCCTCCCGGAGAGCCTCATCCTGGTCAACGGCGGAGACTGGCAGGGGCAG TACGTGCTGGAGCAGCTGCAGATGCACAAGCAGCCGGTAGTGTGCACGTGCTCGCCGGCGGAGATCCAGGCCGTCCTCTCCGCCATTCTCACGCGCATCCAAAAGTT CTGCAACTGTAACGCCTCAATGCCACGGGCGGTCAAGGTGGTGGCGGTGGGCAGCCAGAATTAcctggcggccatcttgcaaTTCTTCGTGACGCAGTTGGCCAACAAGACGTCGGACTGGCTCAACCACATGCGCTTCCTGGTGGTTCCTCTGG GCTCCCATCCCGTCGCCAAGCATCTGGGCGCCTTGGACAACCGCTACAGCTCGTCCTTCCTGGACGGCGCTTGGCGGGACGTCTTCAGCCGTACCGAACCTCCTCCCACAG ACCAACTGGACGTGGCGGGAAGGATAGTTCAGTTCATCAGCGGCGCCACGCTGATGCACCAGCTTCCCATCGCCGAGGCCATGTTGACCTGCAAACACAGGAC GCGAGAGGAAGAATCCTACCAGAAGTTTATTCCCTTCATTGGCGTGGTCAAGGTGGGCGTGATCGAGTCTGGACCCTTGCAGGCCg GCGATGCAGATGAAGGGGTAGCCGTGAGCTTGGCCGTCCCCTCCTCGTCCCCGCCCTCCCACGGCTCCCCCGCAGGGATGATCAAGGAGGCAGCCACTCCTCCTTCGTCCCCGTCAATGGGAAGCGTCGCCGTGCAGGG GAGTCCCGGCATGTCACATGGCGTGGACGCCATCGGCCTGCAGGTTGACTACTGGCTGGCTTCGCTGGCTGACAAGAGGCGGGAAGGTGAGCGGCGGGACACGGCGTGCAAGAACACGCTGAAGAGCGCCTTCCGCTCGCTGCAAGTCAGCAGGCTGCCCGGCGGTGGCGCCGGCGGGGGAGGCGAGCCTCACGGCGTTCAATTCAGCACCATGGCCATGACGGTGGTCACCaaggagaaaaacaagaaag TGGCCACCATCTTCctgggaaaaaagcccaaagaGAAGGAGGTGGATTCCAAAAGTCAAGTGATCGAAGGCATCAGTCGCCTCATCTGCTCGGCCAAGCAGCAGCAGACCATCCTAAAAG TGTCCATCGACGGAGTCGAGTGGAACGACGTCAAGTTCTTCCAGCTAGCCGCCCAGTGGCCGACTCACGTCAAATATCTTCCGGTCGGCCTTTTCGGTTACACCAAGCCCCCTTCCtag
- the LOC119128095 gene encoding phosphofurin acidic cluster sorting protein 1-like isoform X1: MERGLGGLPQPSKPVSISSNRPVHMNLFATWEVDRSSPSCVPRLFSLTLKKLVLLKELDKDLTSVVVAVKLQGSKRILRSNEIVLSSSGLTETDLQLTFSLQYPHFLKRDANKLQIMLQRRKRYKNRTILGYKTLALGLINMAEVMQHPSEGAQVLGLHSQLKDASLPVAEMRVYSLSSQPIDHEGPKAKMSDRSPDIDNYSEEEEESYSSEQEGSDDPIHGQYLYDEDEEVRKKKPRRKLTSNAAITRQPNIKQKFVALLKRFKVTDEVGFGLEHVSREQIQEVEEDLDELYDSLEMYNPSDSGPDMEETDSIMSTPKPKLRPFFEGMSQSSSQTEIGSLNSKGSLGRDTLSPGEPPSADKMKTSRSRILDEALSESETLEGADLELLADAAPCITVSVPEKPRTPMKTGKNESQPAPSPRLDGGHTPSRQKRSSTTPIKSKAPSERANSSDSERSPEMGHGTPVLRKAMYDQLNHILLADSALPESLILVNGGDWQGQYVLEQLQMHKQPVVCTCSPAEIQAVLSAILTRIQKFCNCNASMPRAVKVVAVGSQNYLAAILQFFVTQLANKTSDWLNHMRFLVVPLGSHPVAKHLGALDNRYSSSFLDGAWRDVFSRTEPPPTDQLDVAGRIVQFISGATLMHQLPIAEAMLTCKHRTREEESYQKFIPFIGVVKVGVIESGPLQAGDADEGVAVSLAVPSSSPPSHGSPAGMIKEAATPPSSPSMGSVAVQGSPGMSHGVDAIGLQVDYWLASLADKRREGERRDTACKNTLKSAFRSLQVSRLPGGGAGGGGEPHGVQFSTMAMTVVTKEKNKKVATIFLGKKPKEKEVDSKSQVIEGISRLICSAKQQQTILKVSIDGVEWNDVKFFQLAAQWPTHVKYLPVGLFGYTKPPS; the protein is encoded by the exons ATGGAGCGAGGCTTAGGGGGGCTTCCGCAGCCCTCCAAGCCGGTCAGCATCTCATCCAACCGGCCAGTTCACATGAACTTGTTCGCCACCTGGGAAGTGGACCGTTCTTCGCCCAGCTGCGTGCCCAG GCTCTTCAGCTTGACCCTGAAGAAACTGGTCTTGCTCAAGGAGCTGGACAAAGACCTCACCTCGGTGGTCGTCGCCGTCAAACTGCAG GGTTCCAAGCGAATCCTTCGCTCCAACGAGATTGTTCTGTCGTCGTCGGGCCTGACGGAGACCGACCTTCAGCTCACCTTCTCTCTGCAG TACCCTCACTTCCTGAAGAGGGACGCCAACAAGCTGCAGATCATGCTGCAGCGCCGTAAGCGCTACAAGAACCGGACCATCTTGGGCTACAAGACGCTCGCCCTGGGCCTCATCAACATGGCCGAG GTGATGCAACACCCGAGCGAGGGTGCCCAGGTTCTTGGCTTGCATAGCCAGCTGAAGGACGCCTCGCTTCCCGTGGCCGAGATGCGCGTCTACTCGCTGTCCAGCCAACCCATCGACCACGAGGGACCCAAGGCCAAGATGTCGG ACCGATCTCCGGACATCGACAACTActctgaggaggaagaggagagctACTCATCTGAGCAGGAGGGTAGCGACGATCCCATCCACGGACAA TACCTGTAcgatgaagatgaggaagtGAGGAAGAAAAAGCCCAGACGGAAGTTGACGTCAAACGCCGCCATCACCAGG CAGCCAAATATCAAGCAGAAATTTGTGGCCTTGCTGAAGAGGTTTAAAGTCACTGACGAG GTGGGCTTCGGTCTGGAGCACGTGTCCAGGGAACAGATCCAGGAAGTGGAGGAGGACCTGGACGAGCTCTACGATAGCCTAGAGATGTACAACCCAAGCGACAGCGGGCCCGACATGGAGGAGACCGACAGCATCATGAGCACACCCAAACCAAAACTCAG GCCCTTCTTCGAGGGCATGTCTCAGTCCAGCTCCCAGACGGAGATCGGAAGTCTTAACAGCAAAGGCAGTTTGGGCCGGGACACTCTGAGCCCG GGGGAGCCGCCTTCTGCGGACAAGATGAAAACATCCCGCAGCCGCATTCTAGATGAGGCACTGTCAGAGAGCGAGACGCTG gAAGGGGCAGATCTGGAGCTGCTCGCTGACGCCGCGCCCTGCATCACAGTGTCTGTGCCGGAAAAACCCCGTACACCCATGAAGACGGGCAAAAACGAAAGTCAACCGGCGCCGTCACCACG GTTGGACGGAGGCCACACCCCTTCACGGCAGAAGCgcagcagcaccacccctATCAAATCCAAAGCGCCGAGCGAGCGCGCCAACAGCTCCGACTCGGAGAGGTCTCCCGAGATGGGCCACGGCACGCCG GTATTGAGGAAGGCCATGTACGACCAGCTCAACCACATCCTGTTGGCTGACTCCGCCCTCCCGGAGAGCCTCATCCTGGTCAACGGCGGAGACTGGCAGGGGCAG TACGTGCTGGAGCAGCTGCAGATGCACAAGCAGCCGGTAGTGTGCACGTGCTCGCCGGCGGAGATCCAGGCCGTCCTCTCCGCCATTCTCACGCGCATCCAAAAGTT CTGCAACTGTAACGCCTCAATGCCACGGGCGGTCAAGGTGGTGGCGGTGGGCAGCCAGAATTAcctggcggccatcttgcaaTTCTTCGTGACGCAGTTGGCCAACAAGACGTCGGACTGGCTCAACCACATGCGCTTCCTGGTGGTTCCTCTGG GCTCCCATCCCGTCGCCAAGCATCTGGGCGCCTTGGACAACCGCTACAGCTCGTCCTTCCTGGACGGCGCTTGGCGGGACGTCTTCAGCCGTACCGAACCTCCTCCCACAG ACCAACTGGACGTGGCGGGAAGGATAGTTCAGTTCATCAGCGGCGCCACGCTGATGCACCAGCTTCCCATCGCCGAGGCCATGTTGACCTGCAAACACAGGAC GCGAGAGGAAGAATCCTACCAGAAGTTTATTCCCTTCATTGGCGTGGTCAAGGTGGGCGTGATCGAGTCTGGACCCTTGCAGGCCg GCGATGCAGATGAAGGGGTAGCCGTGAGCTTGGCCGTCCCCTCCTCGTCCCCGCCCTCCCACGGCTCCCCCGCAGGGATGATCAAGGAGGCAGCCACTCCTCCTTCGTCCCCGTCAATGGGAAGCGTCGCCGTGCAGGG GAGTCCCGGCATGTCACATGGCGTGGACGCCATCGGCCTGCAGGTTGACTACTGGCTGGCTTCGCTGGCTGACAAGAGGCGGGAAGGTGAGCGGCGGGACACGGCGTGCAAGAACACGCTGAAGAGCGCCTTCCGCTCGCTGCAAGTCAGCAGGCTGCCCGGCGGTGGCGCCGGCGGGGGAGGCGAGCCTCACGGCGTTCAATTCAGCACCATGGCCATGACGGTGGTCACCaaggagaaaaacaagaaag TGGCCACCATCTTCctgggaaaaaagcccaaagaGAAGGAGGTGGATTCCAAAAGTCAAGTGATCGAAGGCATCAGTCGCCTCATCTGCTCGGCCAAGCAGCAGCAGACCATCCTAAAAG TGTCCATCGACGGAGTCGAGTGGAACGACGTCAAGTTCTTCCAGCTAGCCGCCCAGTGGCCGACTCACGTCAAATATCTTCCGGTCGGCCTTTTCGGTTACACCAAGCCCCCTTCCtag